The genome window gttgaactaatcttggatcGATTTAGGCTACTTGGAAAGCCACATGAGCAGACTGGGCCGCAGAGGCAAGTTGGGCCAcaagagtgggctgcttggctggagcaggctgggccacgagagtgggttGCTCGGCAGGAGAAGGCTGCTCAGAGTGTGATGCACATgggtgcgaggcttgggcttggttTGGCAACGCATTAAGTTCACATTAAGTTCACGTTGGGCTTGGAGTGACATGGCCTGGGCCGtggccttggtgccgtgagccttggatggcatggcttgggccgtggtgaatgcaccatggacctcgccacgggtggctaTCGAGGTAGCCACTGTGGTGGTTCctgtggtggaaactcgtggtggagGTGcagctccacttattgtcgcatttagcctcgtggatcgaTGTGGTCCCATTCCTTggatattggaattttcactcatggaattttctaaatttctagccattgtattattcttttacgttttatcaaagaatctttgcaaataaaaaattttaataataagaacgtacgaaaaaatACAAGtagactagaaaatagagaaaaaccttttttatgcgagagtcttctacaagtgtggatttcttctctcaatgaaagcaccaatttgtggatgcaaatttattcctccttgatctttgacaaaattgcacctacaaaacaactaacatctttggttaaggccaaaagcctcacgcgcccacgatgaataggggggctttggccgaagaacctccaatgccaaagttagaatttagaaagaaaagtgtttagagagtttttgggagttttgcaagagtgttggaactagctttttagagaaaatggagtcTTATTTATAGAGCATGACCGGCCCTCTTTGGAAGAAAGAGTGGCCGGCCCTTGGGTATTTTTGGGGGTGTAATGGatgatttaattggtgattaatggattaattaggaattaatccattaattagcaaTTAACCTCCATTAAATGGAATGTTATGTAGGTTATAAAAtaattacctaagatgaggatggatgataatatctttgaatttgttacctattttggacacttttgacttgattgatgGATGATTGTCCGTTGCCCGTGCGTAAGAATcctggtatgcctcaagggtatttttgtcctcttttacccaaaaatctacgtgtcgccttgtgattatttttggctccacaaccaCCTCTTCTACGACCGCGTTATGGCTTACGGAGAGAAATCTGTTACGCCAAATGAAAGTATCGTTCATTTGAACAATCTGAAAAGTCCATAACATCCATATTCGGGATATGACAgtatcaaataattttttaaccCCTGAATTATCAATTCTCCAATCACTTTTCTTACTTAAATGATGCTTCCTTTTTTTCACTCTCCCGCATCTAAAATAATACCAAAGCCGTCATTCGTCACATTTTCCTTCAAAAGAATCTTACATGCAtccaatgaaaattttcatccGCGCCTCCTAGGCTTGTATTGGTGGAAAGTGAAAattaagaggagagagaaaaaaaaaagagaagaaatcaCAACACTCACTTGTTATTGGTATAAATACGTGAGAAATTTTCTCCTTGCATATTCACTCCATCATAGTATACTCGTATTTGACCATAATGCTTAGGGGTCTTcttcttgtgtgtgtgttttgataGATGGTGACATGGTATGACTGGATTTAAGATTTTCTCGTTTAACTTTTTTCTATTATCGTGTTTGATTGACTTGAGATATTAACTCAATTTCTTCTGTTTAGGAGAATAAGTTTAATTATAGATGTCATTCTCATATTCCCTCCATGATCCTCATGTTAGTATTTATAAATGGATAGATAAACACTATCTTCCTTCGtgagaatgttaaataaaaatgGATTACCATGTCCTCCGTCTTAGCTCTGGTTGTAATAAGGGAGGGATGAGtctaaaattattattatttcaaaaCGATTTGCACTAAAAGATCATTTCAACAGGGGTGCTCTCTAAAATAAACCGATGTAATCttcataaaatacaaaaaagcaaaaaaatcagATGTAATcttcataaaaaatataaaataacaaaaaaatcagATGTAATCATCCAAATAGTTGAGTTCATTAGAAAAGTCAAAATTGTTACACAAACAAGCCCTTAGCCTTAAGAAACAGCCAGCACTCATAGGGCCACACTGATGACACCAATCCAATGGTCCAATCTCAATtcccaaaacccaaatttatctTGTCAATGGTCCCGGCGCCTGCACCGAAAACTAATTTTCAATATCTACACGCCACATTGTATTATTAGATCACGGGTCAGTTAATAACGACAGTAGATCTTATTTCATGCAAGTTAATTTTTGAATTGAATAATACtaaggagaccaaattttttaaactaaattataaCTAACTTGATTCGTTGGTCCTAGTAGAGAAGAATTTACTGTTACTGAGAAATACTACTTCACATGCAGCAGCACCATACCAAAGGCTAACTGCCAGCAGCCAAAGACCAAAACTTGGTATatattttagggaactttaacgaaaagttcctgatactgtttattttaatgaaaaactatatttttacactaaaaagtcaattatggttattttgtctttatcgttaaaattcaaagttttcaaacatttttctttagttttccttatattttagcattgTTGACAACGAAAACCAAACTACAAGACAAAAATCCATCCGATTTTGTTGATTTGCAACGTCTTCTTCCTTAATATTGTCGCCCCAtcacaatatatatacatatatataatatatttatatatgaacACTTTTCTGGGGTCTCAGTGCATTCCGTCACCGACACCGACACCGACATCGTTAATTTGCCACGACATGGCGGCCGTTGAAGCTCGCTGCCGTGTCCCACGGCTTCTGTtgttagtagtagtagtagtactaGTTGTGTTTGAGTTTATTCTGTATGCGGAGTCCAAGTACGTGCAGTACAATACGACGTCGGGGCTTGTCGCCGGGAAGCTGAACGTGCATTTGGTCCCTCACAGCCACGACGACGTGGGATGGTTGAAGACCATCGATCAGTACTACGTTGGCTCCAATAATTCCATTCAGgtatgattaaattattatgttCCTTCAAATTAATTTACGTTCAAATTaatttattatgataaaaataacaataatgTTTATGAATATTTGCAGGGAGCTTGCGTTCAGAACGTGCTGGATTCTCTGGTTCCGGCATTGTTGGCCGATAAGAACCGCAAGTTCATATATGTTGAGCAGGCTTTTTTCCAACGTTGGTGGAGAGAGCAGAGCGAGGGGACTCAGAACATAGTGAAACAGCTAGTCAACGACGGTCAACTTGAACTCATGTACAAAATCTTGCAATGCCTTTCACGTTGTTTCGAATCATTTCGTTGGTGTTTCGCTACGTTGGGTTGTGAATTTGTtgattagggtttgttttgcaGAAATGGGGGGATGTGCATGCACGATGAGGCTGCTACTCATTACATTGACATGATTGATCAGACGACTCTCGGGCATCGGTTTATCAAACAAGAGTTCAATGTGACTCCGAGGATTGGATGGCAGATCGACCCGTTTGGACATTCTGCAGTGCAGGCTTACCTGTTGGGAGCTGAGGTCTGCGTTTCTCGAAACTTTTTGTTTTCGAAATTGCcaatttatttagggtttttctatTCGTATCGTGCATCAGTGAGTTGTATTTGTGAAACCACCGATTGAACATCAGCAATATTGCTTGCATAGGTTGGATTCGACTCTCTTTTCTTTGCAAGAATCGACTACCAAGACAGAGCTAAACGGATGGTTGACAAAAGCCTCGAGGTTGTCTGGCGGGGTTCTAAGAGTCTCGGTTCATCTGCACAGGTGTGTGTAACACAAAGTTTATGTTCTTCTGATGTTGGACTAATCAAAATTATCAGTGTTGAATTTGGCCTTTCAGCTCCGAAAccgtgtttttgttttttcttaattGCTTGAATTTGAAGATTGGAATTGTGTTATTAATCAATCCTTCGGGTGTGTAGATTTTCACAGGCGTATTTCCTAAGAATTATGAACCTCCTTCTGATAATTTCTACTTTGAAGTTGATGACCCTTCACCTATTGTACAAGTGAGTCCACTGTCAAATGAAGCTGGCACGATGttctatatgtgtgtgtgtatcgaCTACGTTCCCTGTAGTTTTATAAATATTCAATCATTTCTGCTTTCGTTGTTTGAAGGATGATACGTTTCTGTTCGACTACAATGTGCTGGATCGCGTTAATGACTTTGTATCAGCTGCAATGTCACAAGTAAGATGATCAAATTTTCATCAGTTTAGGCTAATTACTTTTAAGTGTGAGAGTCTCTCGGCGCTTATATGAATTACTTGCTTCTCTTTTTCAGGCAAACATCACGCGTACGAATCATATCATGTGGACTATGGGAACGGACTTCAAGTATCAATACGCTAATACATGGTTCCGACAGATGGATAAGTTCATCCATTATGTGAATCAAGTTGGTCCATAGCTGAAAATATTGGTGTCATTTTGCATCTTCTGCCCCTTTTATGATTTCTGCGTTAATTGAAGTACTCATATGAATCCTTGTAGGATGGGCGTGTCAATGCGCTATATTCAACCCCGTCTATATACACTGATGCCAAGTATGCAGCAAATGAATCCTGGCCAATCAAGACCGATGACTTCTTTCCGTGAGTTCAAATTTAAGAAATTCAAATTCTCTTGCAGGTGCCGATTCCTTCTCCTGTCTCTTGACCTCTAAGGCTCTAACCATGCTTATTTATCAGATACGCTGACGTTGTGAATGCTTACTGGACTGGATATTTCACGAGCAGGCCAGCCATCAAAGGATATGTTAGAACACTGGGCGGCTACTATATGGTAAACTCTTACGATCATTTTAATTCTCGGTAAAGTATTACGTTTTATGCTCTTAGTAAATGTGAAGCCTGTTGAGGTAACTGTGCTTTAATTACAAACAGGCAGCAAGACAATTGGAGTTTTTCAAGGGGTTGAACAAGTCGGGGCCTAACACAGATTCGTTGGCTGATGCTTTAGCGATTGTTCAACATCATGATGCAGTTAGTGGCACAGAGAAGCAGCACGTGGCGTATGATTATGCAAAACGGCTCTCAATAGGTTACAAGGAGGTAAACTTGATCTCTCCTGATGCTCTCAGTAGTTAATTTCTTTAGTTTCGCTTCATGAAATGATTTCTGTTCAATTGTCTCATGCAGGCGGAGCAGGTTGTTGCGGAATCACTTGCGTGCTTGACAGAGTCAAAATCAGAAGCTGGTTGCAAGAGTTCATCAACTAAGTTTCAACAGGCAAATTATAACTACCCCTTATCGTACACTTTTGGGGCGCTTCGCTTAAAAACTAGACTAATAAGCTAACACTATTTCTATCCTTCTTTCAGTGTCCACTTCTAAATATTAGCTATTGTCCCCCATCAGAAGCTGATCTATCAAATGGGAAAACCCTGGTGAGAACAATTGGGCGACGACCTTTACTTCcatgtttgtgttttgattaagAAGTAAGAATTATTTCGTGACACATTCTCTTTCGTAGGTTATTGTTGTCTACAACTCTCTAGGATGGAAGAGAGAGGACATCGTAAAGATTCCTGTAAGTAATTATTTCCGGTTCTATGTTCTAATCCTCACCTTTGATTTTTTATGGAAATCATTACTTCAAGTCCTGAACTGTTTTTGCCTTGGATTAAATTTAGCAATATGTTTTAGCTTCGCATACAATCTACTCAATGTAATCTTGTTTTGAatacttgttttgtttattcGAGTGAACGATCTCATCTTACCGAACTGGTACAGGTTTTCAGTGCGAACGTCACTGTAAGGGATTATACAGGAAAAGAAGTCGAATCACAAATCTTACCGCTGCTTAATGCGTCAGTGGGTCTAAGAAACAATTATGTTAAGGCATATCTGGGTGTATCACCAAGTGTCACACCAAGTTACTGGCTTGCATTTTCAGCAACTGTACCACCTCTTGGTTT of Malus sylvestris chromosome 6, drMalSylv7.2, whole genome shotgun sequence contains these proteins:
- the LOC126625834 gene encoding alpha-mannosidase At3g26720-like isoform X1; the protein is MNTFLGSQCIPSPTPTPTSLICHDMAAVEARCRVPRLLLLVVVVVLVVFEFILYAESKYVQYNTTSGLVAGKLNVHLVPHSHDDVGWLKTIDQYYVGSNNSIQGACVQNVLDSLVPALLADKNRKFIYVEQAFFQRWWREQSEGTQNIVKQLVNDGQLELINGGMCMHDEAATHYIDMIDQTTLGHRFIKQEFNVTPRIGWQIDPFGHSAVQAYLLGAEVGFDSLFFARIDYQDRAKRMVDKSLEVVWRGSKSLGSSAQIFTGVFPKNYEPPSDNFYFEVDDPSPIVQDDTFLFDYNVLDRVNDFVSAAMSQANITRTNHIMWTMGTDFKYQYANTWFRQMDKFIHYVNQDGRVNALYSTPSIYTDAKYAANESWPIKTDDFFPYADVVNAYWTGYFTSRPAIKGYVRTLGGYYMAARQLEFFKGLNKSGPNTDSLADALAIVQHHDAVSGTEKQHVAYDYAKRLSIGYKEAEQVVAESLACLTESKSEAGCKSSSTKFQQCPLLNISYCPPSEADLSNGKTLVIVVYNSLGWKREDIVKIPVFSANVTVRDYTGKEVESQILPLLNASVGLRNNYVKAYLGVSPSVTPSYWLAFSATVPPLGFSTYTVSSATRTATTSERQTAYKSETSQNDTIEVGPGKLKLVYSGNDGKLTQYINTGSLVNKSIQQAFSYYPGDDGHHGSADKQASGAYIFRPNGTVPINSEGQVSFTVLRGPLLDEVHQRINSWIYQVTRLYKEKEHAEIEFTVGPIPIDDGIGKEIVTKITTGMETNKKFYTDSNARDFIERIRDYRKDWNLEVNQPVAGNYYPINLGLYTKDNNTEFSVLVDRSVGGSSIVDGQLELMVHRRLTHDDDRGVGEALNETVCIQDGCKGLTIIGKYYLRLDPLGEGAKWRRSFGQEIYSPFLLAFTEQDEDSWKSSHVTTFSGMDPSYTLTDNVAIITLQELEDGKLLFRLAHLYEIDEDKDLSVMASVELKKVFADKKIRKVTEMSLSANQERAEMEKKRLVWKAEGSSEGEAKVLRGGPVDPTKLVVELAPMEIRTLIIDF
- the LOC126625834 gene encoding alpha-mannosidase At3g26720-like isoform X2 is translated as MNTFLGSQCIPSPTPTPTSLICHDMAAVEARCRVPRLLLLVVVVVLVVFEFILYAESKYVQYNTTSGLVAGKLNVHLVPHSHDDVGWLKTIDQYYVGSNNSIQGACVQNVLDSLVPALLADKNRKFIYVEQAFFQRWWREQSEGTQNIVKQLVNDGQLELINGGMCMHDEAATHYIDMIDQTTLGHRFIKQEFNVTPRIGWQIDPFGHSAVQAYLLGAEVGFDSLFFARIDYQDRAKRMVDKSLEVVWRGSKSLGSSAQIFTGVFPKNYEPPSDNFYFEVDDPSPIVQDDTFLFDYNVLDRVNDFVSAAMSQANITRTNHIMWTMGTDFKYQYANTWFRQMDKFIHYVNQDGRVNALYSTPSIYTDAKYAANESWPIKTDDFFPYADVVNAYWTGYFTSRPAIKGYVRTLGGYYMAARQLEFFKGLNKSGPNTDSLADALAIVQHHDAVSGTEKQHVAYDYAKRLSIGYKEAEQVVAESLACLTESKSEAGCKSSSTKFQQCPLLNISYCPPSEADLSNGKTLVIVVYNSLGWKREDIVKIPVFSANVTVRDYTGKEVESQILPLLNASVGLRNNYVKAYLGVSPSVTPSYWLAFSATVPPLGFSTYTVSSATRTATTSERQTAYKSETSQNDTIEVGPGKLKLVYSGNDGKLTQYINTGSLVNKSIQQAFSYYPGDDGHHGSADKQASGAYIFRPNGTVPINSEGQVSFTVLRGPLLDEVHQRINSWIYQVTRLYKEKEHAEIEFTVGPIPIDDGIGKEIVTKITTGMETNKKFYTDSNARDFIERIRDYRKDWNLEVNQPVAGNYYPINLGLYTKDNNTEFSVLVDRSVGGSSIVDGQLELMVHRRLTHDDDRGVGEALNETVCIQDGCKGLTIIGKYYLRLDPLGEGAKWRRSFGQEIYSPFLLAFTEQDEDSWKSSHVTTFSGMDPSYTLTDNVAIITLQELEDGKLLFRLAHLYEIDEDKDLSVMASVELKKVFADKKIRKVTEMSLSANQERAEMEKKRLVWKAEGSSDEEAKVLRGGPVDPTKLVVDLAPTEIRTLIIDL